GCCATTCAATGGTCCAACCACCACATTGATATCCTAGATTATCAGCATGGGTTCCAGCTACAAGTATTTTTGGTACCTTTTTAGTAAGAGGCAATATTGGCTTCTCAGCAGATATACCATTTTTTAGAAGGACCAGTGATTTCCTTACTGCTTCCCTAGCCAATTTTCTGTGCTTCTGCTCAGAATTTTGGTAAATATAGAAGAGATAAGGGTTATCCTTATATCTAATTGTGAAATTAGAGAAGTTAATGGAGAAAAtcaacaacaaaagccttatcccacGCCACAGGCATAACACAACTTCCTCCTTTACCCGGGCTTAGGACCGGCTATGACACAACATATGCGGACTTAAATGGAAATACTCAAGGAAAACAAAATAGCTAACCTGAATCCCCAAATATCCGACCAAGCTGTAATCAGCGAATGGGTTCTCAAAAATACCCATCATGAACTTAACCCACAAAATTCTTTTCACTGCATCATCAATTCTACTCATCGGAATGAGCTTATTTTTCACCAATATGGTTAGATCATTGATGAATTCTGTGAAGAACTTTGGAATCATGAACTGCAAATCCAAACAAAGTGTAACACTATTAGATATGTCCTCAATGGATGAACATCAATTCTCGCTTAATAATATCATATACTTTTGGCCTAAACTACCATGTCAATGCCAGCAGAAACTCCTGCTTCAACCGAATAAGTGAAGTTTGCATGAGGTGGAGAGGTTATTCTATCAATACCCTCAAAATCTGAAATAACAAAGCCCTGGCGTAATCCAAGAAAAGGCGAGGTGTTATCTAAAATTGCAAATATACAATGATATCAGGGTTCCAATGCTATATTTGATGAACAAATTACTTTACCTTAAAATGCAGAGTGTTCTTGAGAAAGCCAGTGATCATGTCATGGTTAGTATGCATTTTTATTCCATTCCAACTGGAGTAAGAGACCATTATGGTTGCCACACCTTTGCTAATTGAGCTAAAGTAGCCGGGCATGTGAACTCTCATTAATCCATCTCTATCTATAACAGTGTTGTTCCCATCAATCCCATTGATTGTTCCACCATCACCCACATAGTGCTTAGCACAAGCTATAACCTTTTCTCTGTTCAGCAATACATGAGTAGTTCAGAAACATAATACTAACTAAACCAAAATCAATAAGTTTAACGCAGTATTTTGTGGTATGGTGCAACCTAACATGAACAGCATATTAATTTAGGGAACAAAGTCCTTCATCTCTTGCTTTCAGGTTTTTATTTGATAATCCTTTTCAATGATTTGGCCTACTTTATCCTAGTAGCTGATGTAGTGTATGTTTGGCTACATGGTGGAAAACCACGGTAAAGCCAAAATCAAGGTAGACAGAAGCAACTTCCCTTGGCTTTTGTGACTGCCCACCATGATGTTGGTCTTACCGTAGTTTTCCgccgtgtatccaaacatgcatatAAATATAAAGAATGAAACAGAAATGAAGAATAGAAGTGGGTGGGGTTAAGGACAAAAGAAGACAACTAATTGTACATTTTCCTGTTCAAAACGTATCAGCATTGTTTCTAAAGCTTCAACTTCAACAAGTcaatctttccgatgtaccaaaaaaaaacttcaacaaAGTTCAAACAAACGAATGAATTCTTTTTCTTGGGATTGTACAACACAAAAAGCATTCAACTGAATCAAGAGCAATAATATCAACTCCAAGACTCAACTAATTGACATGTGAATTATCatcttaaaattaaattattttgttgtttttttaattcttaCTTTCCAGCAATATAAGGGACACCCTTTGGAAGATTATCAGGGACGTCCCTTTGCAATCCTGATATGATTTCAGTCATATCTTGAACTACTTTAGGATCTTCGCTGTAGCTTTCATAACACCGACCCCATCTTGGATCTCTACAGACCTATAAAGAGAATAAGCTAATGCAAGAAAATCAGTATAAGTTGGGAGAAGCAGAAGTTGGTTGTAGTTACTTACTGCTACACAAGGTGAATAAACATATTGAATTCCTGTTGCTCTAACTTCAAGAGCAGTTACAGCTCCAATTCTCTTAACTAGTTCAGGGTCCCTAATCAGCAAAATTAAAATACCCATTATTCTCCATTATAACATGACGGAATTGTGACTAGAATGAGTAAGACAATAATCTGTGCTAACTAAACTATCAGATGTGCACACTTGCACTCAAGGACGGACCTAGGTTCATGGCAAATGGGGCGGTCGCAAGAAAAAATTTCTTTATAATATAATAGTATTCATGTGTTATATCCACCTCCCTAAAAAGTTTTAATTTGTTTCTTCCAATtagtcatttttttattttgcttaATTTGTTCAATTTTCACCCTCTTTATCAATCTTTTCTGGGTATGACCCTGCTAGCTCTATCCGTCCATTAAACATAAAACCTTGTATCATACTTTTAATCTTGTACAAAGCAGAGAAAATAATTCTATTTAGTTTCTAGATCCGGCTTTGCATGTAAAACCTATGTATGCCTTAGCAGCTTTACAAATTTTGGTAACTAATCCCATCACTACTTGTGCCTAACTGTTTCATCATCATGTTTCAAATAATATAACTGGGGATAGGACTAAGAATATAAATTTTACAAGAAGTGCTACTAAGATCAATTTACCTGGTAGCTCCTAGCCCAATATTGTGGGGGAAAATAGTTGCTTTATAAACAGTACCGTGGCCATGAACGGCATCAATCCCATAAAACATTGGAATTCCAAGCCGGGATGATAAAGCACCCTTCTGAAATTCATTAACCATATCAATCCAGTTTTCAGCAGAAGCCTTTGGAGCTGGCATACTTCCTCCCTCACTCATTACACTCCCTACTCAAAAGAAGATAAATTTTCATTATTGCCTAATTAAATAATCACACCACTGATTAGGAAGGGAAAAACAGATCATCACCAATAAAATAGTTCTTGAGGACATCAACAGATGCATACTTGCGCTCAATCTGCAACAtttgaccaattttctcctcAAGAGTCATTCTGGTAATAAGATCCTGAACTCGAGTATCAATTGATTGTTTAGGGTCCTTGTACTTCATGTATTCTGCCTCCAACAAACTTGTCCAGCTACCTAGCAGCCAAAGCCCCACCAATAAGAAGGGGATTTTAGCCATTATACTTGAACTCTAACCTggcaatgtaaaaaaaatcaagaggATTTGTAAAACTCTCATCATGCATACAATTCATATGCTCCACATGAACCCTCCAATATTGAAGAAGCCATTTGAAAGAACACAAAATTCCTACACAAACTACAATACACTATTGACTAGTAAAACTCTGTCTATACAATGCAAACATAGTCCACCCTCATCATGCATAgaactcagaatctcagatgCATCACATGGACCCTCcaataatgaagaaacaataTGAAAGAACATAAAATCCCTTACACAAAACTACAATGACATACACTATTGACTATTTAGCTAGGTTAACACTAACAGCATATGTTGAATTCAAGCAATTAACTCACTGTCAGATTCACAAGCAAACAAAACAAGCATTCACCATTCAAGAAAGCTTCAAAAGATTTTACCTTTAGCTTATGGGGAGAGCAAAGCTGGCCTCAAATGCGACTTTGAATGAAATGAAGCATCACTCATCACCAAATGCTGAAAAAGATGACATTTTTAGTGTAAGCATTGAGATTTGAGAAATGGGTAGGAGATATAATATGATATAGAAGTCAATGGCACATTTGTGTGTAAATGAATGCATTTTTGAACAAATGCGTGTCACGAGGGAACATAGGAAAAACTAGAAGGATAGTGACACTGCATTAATTTGCAAAGCTGTGACAGTGTGACTGCAAGCAACatgattaataataaaataaggtAAGTGAAACTTCTGGGCCTGGCAACATTAATAGATTTGGTCAATCTCAATCTCTCTGCAACAGTGTTTGATTTGGGACTGGTTTCGATTCAGTGCATGGGTAAGTGTTGGTGTTGACATCCTTTAattgtttggtttggtttgcaATACTTTGGTTTTGGATCACACGGAAACAAGGGAAGCTTTAATTTTACTGATGACAAAGAGAAATGgacatgtataaaaaaaaattggtgcaTTTTTCATACTGATGGAAGTaatgttcatttgaaaaaattGGTCCTCTTTGGTGAAAGTTGAGCATTAGGAAAGTTCTTAGAAAAATATATGTAAGtgcaatatttttttgttgttgtttgacACGTGGAAATCTTTAGAAAATTGTGGTTATCTCTTTTAACAAGTGACTTTGTCATGATTTAATCTTATCTTACATAAATTTAGTTTAGGATTTTCCAATGAGAGAACCCTCATGGTCAATTTATTATATACATTTTGGGTTGAATGATATGTGAtttattatatacattttttttcttttagtaGACTAGTCTCTatcttttaatatattttttattttgagttcTATGCATGGTAATTAATTTCCTATGTATGTTCATGTGAACATTTTACATTTGTTTTAATCCacaaataaacttttttttgtcaaaagtcTTTCTCTTATTTTGGCTCATTAGTATCAGCTCAATCCACgcaaatgcaaaaaaaaaaaaaaactcaattaatTTTAGCGTTGACATACTAAAAATTAGTCTCGGTTCAAATAAATACTAATATAACACGACGCTACATTCACCAGTAAACTTAGCATCGGCTTTGATCGATGCTAATGTAACACGGTAAAACTCATTCTACGGGGACCTAGGGTTAAGGCCACAGTGTACTTGACGCTAATTTCCATTGGTTTCTCTACCTCATCTTCCTTATGAGTCATTTTTCTCCCTCATTCCTCATACCTTTATAATCGCTTCCCCCCTCCCCCGCCCTCTAACGACCTTACCGTCAGCCTATTCCTCCCTCTTTCGGTGACgacactctcactctcacccccGCTCCCTTGGCCCATCCCTCAC
This is a stretch of genomic DNA from Lotus japonicus ecotype B-129 chromosome 1, LjGifu_v1.2. It encodes these proteins:
- the LOC130729895 gene encoding uncharacterized protein LOC130729895 isoform X3 → MAKIPFLLVGLWLLGSWTSLLEAEYMKYKDPKQSIDTRVQDLITRMTLEEKIGQMLQIERKYASVDVLKNYFIGSVMSEGGSMPAPKASAENWIDMVNEFQKGALSSRLGIPMFYGIDAVHGHGTVYKATIFPHNIGLGATREKVIACAKHYVGDGGTINGIDGNNTVIDRDGLMRVHMPGYFSSISKGVATIMVSYSSWNGIKMHTNHDMITGFLKNTLHFKGFVISDFEGIDRITSPPHANFTYSVEAGVSAGIDMFMIPKFFTEFINDLTILVKNKLIPMSRIDDAVKRILWVKFMMGIFENPFADYSLVGYLGIQKHRKLAREAVRKSLVLLKNGISAEKPILPLTKKVPKILVAGTHADNLGYQCGGWTIEWQGVSGNNHLEGTTILTAIKNTVDPETTVIYKENPDTEFVESNGFSYAIVVVGEHPYAEMEGDSMNLTIPSPGPETITNVCEAITCVVIIISGRPLVIEPYLALIDALVAGWLPGSEGQGVADVLYGDYGFTGKLPRTWFKSVDQLPMNVGDPHYDPLFPFGFGLSTQPTKAIYSE
- the LOC130729895 gene encoding uncharacterized protein LOC130729895 isoform X2 yields the protein MSEGGSMPAPKASAENWIDMVNEFQKGALSSRLGIPMFYGIDAVHGHGTVYKATIFPHNIGLGATRDPELVKRIGAVTALEVRATGIQYVYSPCVAVCRDPRWGRCYESYSEDPKVVQDMTEIISGLQRDVPDNLPKGVPYIAGKEKVIACAKHYVGDGGTINGIDGNNTVIDRDGLMRVHMPGYFSSISKGVATIMVSYSSWNGIKMHTNHDMITGFLKNTLHFKGFVISDFEGIDRITSPPHANFTYSVEAGVSAGIDMFMIPKFFTEFINDLTILVKNKLIPMSRIDDAVKRILWVKFMMGIFENPFADYSLVGYLGIQKHRKLAREAVRKSLVLLKNGISAEKPILPLTKKVPKILVAGTHADNLGYQCGGWTIEWQGVSGNNHLEGTTILTAIKNTVDPETTVIYKENPDTEFVESNGFSYAIVVVGEHPYAEMEGDSMNLTIPSPGPETITNVCEAITCVVIIISGRPLVIEPYLALIDALVAGWLPGSEGQGVADVLYGDYGFTGKLPRTWFKSVDQLPMNVGDPHYDPLFPFGFGLSTQPTKAIYSE
- the LOC130729895 gene encoding uncharacterized protein LOC130729895 isoform X1; this encodes MAKIPFLLVGLWLLGSWTSLLEAEYMKYKDPKQSIDTRVQDLITRMTLEEKIGQMLQIERKYASVDVLKNYFIGSVMSEGGSMPAPKASAENWIDMVNEFQKGALSSRLGIPMFYGIDAVHGHGTVYKATIFPHNIGLGATRDPELVKRIGAVTALEVRATGIQYVYSPCVAVCRDPRWGRCYESYSEDPKVVQDMTEIISGLQRDVPDNLPKGVPYIAGKEKVIACAKHYVGDGGTINGIDGNNTVIDRDGLMRVHMPGYFSSISKGVATIMVSYSSWNGIKMHTNHDMITGFLKNTLHFKGFVISDFEGIDRITSPPHANFTYSVEAGVSAGIDMFMIPKFFTEFINDLTILVKNKLIPMSRIDDAVKRILWVKFMMGIFENPFADYSLVGYLGIQKHRKLAREAVRKSLVLLKNGISAEKPILPLTKKVPKILVAGTHADNLGYQCGGWTIEWQGVSGNNHLEGTTILTAIKNTVDPETTVIYKENPDTEFVESNGFSYAIVVVGEHPYAEMEGDSMNLTIPSPGPETITNVCEAITCVVIIISGRPLVIEPYLALIDALVAGWLPGSEGQGVADVLYGDYGFTGKLPRTWFKSVDQLPMNVGDPHYDPLFPFGFGLSTQPTKAIYSE